From a single Vibrio toranzoniae genomic region:
- a CDS encoding glycosyltransferase family 4 protein, translating into MNIVIIGVKPSSLRNFRGELLKKLSLNDMHKIYAMASNATDTEINSIIELGANYIDYPVTRSGLSPISDFKTFKVLRSIFKKKKPNVILAYTIKPIIWGGIAARVLPHCRFYALVTGLGFAFQKGSWKKNLLVKLVTFLYKIALKKADKVIFQNPDNQQVFIGLGIVAKHKTCVVNGSGVDVAHFDVKPLPSAPRFLLIARLLGDKGIREYIAAANKVKEQYTDAVFQLVGPEDPSPNGISLTELSILNNKKSVEYLGSTNDVRPYIEGSSIFVLPSYHEGLPRTVLEAMATGRPILTTDAPGCRETVINDVNGWLVEKANVEQLAERMIWFIENQSDWQRMGEASRTMVEDKFDVHKVNENLLSIMELVN; encoded by the coding sequence ATGAATATAGTTATCATAGGTGTAAAACCAAGCTCTCTTCGGAATTTTAGGGGAGAGCTATTAAAAAAACTATCTCTTAATGATATGCATAAAATTTATGCGATGGCTTCAAATGCTACAGATACTGAGATTAACTCAATCATTGAATTAGGTGCTAACTACATAGACTACCCTGTGACCCGAAGTGGTTTAAGTCCAATAAGCGATTTTAAAACTTTTAAAGTGCTACGCTCTATTTTTAAAAAAAAGAAACCTAATGTGATTTTAGCCTATACAATTAAACCGATTATTTGGGGAGGGATAGCTGCGCGTGTTTTACCTCATTGTCGTTTTTATGCTTTGGTTACGGGGTTAGGTTTTGCATTTCAAAAAGGCAGTTGGAAGAAAAACCTATTAGTAAAGCTTGTTACTTTTTTGTATAAAATAGCATTGAAAAAAGCTGACAAGGTTATTTTTCAAAACCCAGATAATCAGCAGGTGTTTATAGGTTTAGGTATAGTGGCAAAGCATAAAACCTGTGTGGTTAATGGCTCTGGTGTTGATGTTGCTCATTTCGATGTTAAACCTTTACCTAGTGCGCCAAGGTTTTTACTTATAGCTCGTTTATTGGGTGATAAAGGTATTCGTGAATATATTGCCGCAGCAAATAAAGTGAAAGAGCAATACACTGATGCTGTATTTCAATTGGTTGGCCCTGAAGACCCATCACCCAATGGTATATCATTAACAGAGTTGTCAATATTAAATAACAAAAAATCAGTTGAGTATTTAGGAAGTACTAATGATGTTCGCCCTTATATTGAGGGGAGCAGTATTTTTGTATTACCGTCATACCATGAGGGTTTACCCAGAACGGTATTAGAAGCCATGGCTACAGGGCGTCCTATTTTAACAACAGATGCTCCGGGGTGTCGTGAAACAGTTATTAATGATGTAAATGGCTGGTTGGTTGAAAAAGCTAATGTAGAACAGTTAGCTGAGCGAATGATTTGGTTTATTGAAAACCAAAGTGATTGGCAACGGATGGGAGAAGCAAGTAGGACTATGGTAGAGGATAAATTTGATGTACATAAAGTCAATGAAAATTTACTGTCTATAATGGAACTTGTTAATTGA
- a CDS encoding sugar transferase: protein MLINSECDLTMYFNFFKRIFDFIASLFGFVFLSPLFLLLTIYLYFVNNGKPFFFQERPGKNEKKFKIIKFKTMNDKVDFEGDLLPMGDRITPIGAFMRKASLDEIPQLINVIKGDMSLIGPRPLLVEYLPMYTKKQQKRHAVRPGVTGWAQVNGRNFVTLKDKLAMDVWYVENASLKLDFVILLKTIKKIIIRSDVAHVEAKITKDDFIE from the coding sequence ATGCTTATTAATTCAGAGTGTGATTTAACAATGTATTTTAATTTTTTTAAAAGAATATTTGATTTTATAGCTTCACTATTTGGGTTTGTTTTCTTAAGCCCATTGTTTTTATTACTAACTATTTATTTGTATTTCGTAAATAATGGTAAGCCTTTCTTTTTTCAAGAACGTCCGGGTAAAAATGAGAAAAAATTTAAGATCATCAAATTTAAAACTATGAATGATAAAGTAGACTTTGAAGGGGATTTACTTCCTATGGGGGATAGGATCACACCAATTGGTGCGTTTATGAGAAAAGCCTCTTTAGATGAGATCCCCCAATTAATAAATGTAATTAAAGGAGATATGTCTTTAATAGGGCCAAGGCCATTACTCGTTGAGTATTTACCTATGTATACTAAAAAACAACAGAAGAGACATGCTGTTAGACCTGGAGTGACAGGTTGGGCCCAGGTTAATGGAAGGAATTTTGTCACATTGAAAGATAAATTAGCAATGGATGTTTGGTATGTTGAAAATGCTTCATTAAAATTAGATTTTGTTATATTACTGAAAACAATAAAGAAAATCATTATAAGAAGCGACGTGGCACATGTCGAAGCAAAAATAACTAAAGATGATTTTATAGAATAA
- a CDS encoding diaminopimelate decarboxylase encodes MESIETPAYIVNKSNLETSITSFTSAKKTHFKNSIFSYSLKTNSLPYILDEVNRRGGFAEVVSSDEYELARLAGFSINNIVYNGPLKSKATFLEAIQGGAIVNIETTREIEWLDELSKDHTYPVGIRVNIDLALISPDDAKDDEDYSRFGFSAENSELDIAINKILSLKHIKLTGFHVHRTTLSRAVSTYKEISLYIGKVASKYSLDIAYVDIGGGFYGIMEGKPSFEEYFLAVKEGLSTYFDLEKITVIFEPGNAIVASAVDFITSVIDVKKVRDFYLVTTDGSRNDIDPFYKKSSYFHYFLRSESIKNKTPLQIVTGGTCLEYDKIFEVKNEDLLKVNDRVVYKSVGAYTMTLSPLFIRFFPNIYLNNGSSYRLLRKKWSASDFFDIYKTN; translated from the coding sequence ATGGAATCTATAGAAACACCAGCTTACATAGTAAATAAAAGTAATCTAGAAACAAGTATAACCAGCTTTACATCAGCTAAAAAAACACACTTCAAAAATAGCATTTTTAGTTATTCACTGAAAACAAACTCATTACCTTATATTTTAGATGAAGTTAACAGACGTGGTGGTTTTGCGGAAGTAGTATCAAGTGATGAATATGAACTTGCAAGACTTGCTGGTTTTAGTATAAATAATATAGTTTATAATGGCCCGCTGAAATCGAAAGCTACTTTCTTGGAAGCTATTCAAGGAGGCGCAATCGTTAATATTGAAACGACCCGTGAAATTGAGTGGTTAGATGAGCTCTCTAAAGATCATACTTATCCTGTAGGCATCAGAGTTAATATTGATTTAGCGCTTATATCACCTGACGATGCTAAGGACGATGAAGATTATAGTCGCTTCGGTTTTTCAGCCGAAAATTCAGAGTTAGATATTGCAATAAATAAAATTTTATCACTTAAGCATATAAAGTTAACTGGCTTTCACGTTCATCGAACAACTCTCTCTAGGGCGGTGTCAACGTATAAAGAAATATCACTATATATAGGAAAGGTTGCATCCAAATACTCTTTAGATATAGCCTATGTTGATATTGGTGGTGGGTTTTATGGCATAATGGAAGGAAAACCTTCATTTGAAGAGTATTTCTTAGCAGTTAAAGAGGGACTAAGTACATATTTTGATTTGGAAAAAATTACGGTTATATTTGAGCCAGGTAATGCTATTGTGGCTTCGGCAGTTGACTTTATAACTTCTGTTATTGATGTAAAAAAAGTGAGAGATTTTTATTTGGTCACAACAGATGGTTCGAGAAATGATATAGATCCGTTTTATAAAAAAAGTTCCTATTTTCACTACTTCTTAAGGAGTGAGAGTATAAAAAATAAAACTCCGTTACAAATTGTGACAGGTGGAACTTGTTTGGAATATGATAAGATTTTCGAAGTGAAAAATGAAGATTTACTTAAGGTTAATGATAGAGTTGTTTATAAATCTGTTGGTGCGTACACCATGACATTATCACCTCTATTTATTCGTTTTTTTCCAAATATATATTTAAATAATGGCTCTAGTTACCGATTACTTCGCAAAAAGTGGTCTGCAAGTGATTTTTTTGATATTTATAAAACAAATTGA
- a CDS encoding NAD-dependent epimerase/dehydratase family protein, whose translation MKKIVIFGATGNLGAYTAVHLKNLGYDIHAVGARASDNDFFSLNGMTYYSVDITKKESFEKLPKSIYGVVHLAGELPSRYNYDPSALLSTIITGTTNVLDYMVSSGGSRIIFPQTPFDQSEYHNTAQEIKADEPKTFPLTGDHSIYTIAKNAAVDIIDHYAATYDFLRYHLRFFTIYHYHPNPYHFSNFKRRMMPYRMLMERATISDDIEVWGDTSRSKEMVYVKDFTQVVGLCLENSGPGGMYNVGGKAVSLEEQIDGIIKVFSPKNNPSKKIYKPEKPNPLMAKFDISKTINELGYEQKYSYVESLLDFKSDMNEEPFSLLWGKKEDFIKE comes from the coding sequence ATGAAAAAAATTGTAATCTTTGGGGCGACAGGGAATTTAGGCGCATATACAGCTGTTCATTTAAAGAATTTGGGTTATGACATTCATGCGGTAGGTGCGCGGGCCTCAGATAATGACTTTTTCTCGTTGAATGGAATGACTTACTATTCGGTTGATATTACTAAAAAGGAAAGTTTCGAAAAACTTCCTAAAAGTATTTATGGTGTTGTGCATTTAGCTGGAGAGCTACCATCAAGATATAATTATGATCCAAGTGCATTATTGTCTACTATTATAACGGGAACAACGAATGTGTTAGATTACATGGTTTCCTCTGGTGGAAGCAGAATAATATTCCCACAGACACCGTTTGATCAATCTGAATATCACAATACGGCACAAGAAATAAAAGCGGATGAGCCAAAAACATTCCCGTTAACTGGTGATCATTCAATTTATACTATAGCAAAAAATGCAGCTGTTGATATTATAGATCACTATGCAGCTACGTATGACTTCTTAAGGTATCATTTAAGATTTTTTACCATTTATCATTATCATCCAAATCCTTATCATTTTTCAAACTTTAAACGGAGAATGATGCCTTATAGAATGCTAATGGAAAGAGCCACTATTTCTGATGATATTGAAGTTTGGGGGGATACATCTCGTTCAAAGGAAATGGTTTATGTCAAAGATTTTACGCAGGTTGTCGGGCTTTGTCTTGAAAATAGTGGACCTGGAGGAATGTATAATGTTGGTGGGAAAGCGGTATCACTTGAAGAACAAATTGATGGTATTATAAAGGTTTTTTCTCCTAAAAATAATCCATCTAAAAAAATATATAAACCGGAAAAGCCAAATCCTTTAATGGCTAAATTTGATATTTCAAAAACTATAAATGAATTAGGTTATGAGCAAAAATACTCTTATGTAGAGTCTCTCTTAGATTTTAAATCAGATATGAATGAAGAGCCTTTCTCGTTATTATGGGGAAAGAAAGAAGATTTTATTAAGGAATAA
- a CDS encoding ATP-grasp domain-containing protein: MSVLFCSVGRRAKLLTDFKKTNSEISVLATDCSQYAPGLYSADKKFITPRVDDPYYLDCILDICKKHNVKAITTLIDPEIEILADNRELFIKQGVLPLCPSKATSLLCFDKFKMFKFLKSKNINTVLTYDNLNDFEVGLEKNEISFPVFIKPRAGSASVGAEKVDDIVNLKSIITSNPKSGYIIQELMVGDDVDVDVYVDCISNKAVSIFSKLKIETKIGGASKTISFKDDALFDLVKEIIPHFEFFGPIDMDFFYCDGQYFLSEINPRFGGAYPHAYGAGVDFHKMIINNVDSKENVESIGDYADDIVMLMYDDVVIKNKSELAN, translated from the coding sequence ATGAGTGTATTATTTTGTAGTGTTGGTAGAAGAGCAAAGCTATTAACAGACTTTAAAAAAACAAATAGTGAGATTAGTGTGTTGGCTACTGATTGTAGTCAATATGCCCCAGGTTTATATTCTGCAGACAAAAAATTTATTACTCCTCGTGTGGATGATCCTTATTATCTGGATTGTATTCTAGATATATGCAAAAAGCATAATGTAAAAGCAATTACTACATTGATTGATCCTGAGATTGAAATATTAGCTGATAACCGAGAGTTGTTTATTAAGCAAGGAGTTTTGCCTTTATGTCCGTCTAAAGCTACTTCACTGCTATGTTTTGATAAATTTAAAATGTTTAAGTTTTTAAAGAGTAAAAACATTAATACAGTCTTAACTTATGATAACTTGAACGATTTTGAAGTGGGCTTAGAGAAAAATGAAATAAGCTTCCCTGTATTTATCAAGCCTCGTGCGGGTAGTGCAAGTGTTGGTGCGGAAAAAGTCGATGATATTGTTAACTTGAAAAGCATTATAACATCTAATCCAAAATCTGGGTATATTATACAGGAGCTTATGGTTGGTGATGACGTTGATGTTGATGTGTATGTTGATTGTATTTCTAACAAAGCAGTATCTATTTTTTCTAAACTTAAAATAGAAACTAAAATTGGTGGTGCTAGCAAAACTATATCATTTAAAGACGATGCTTTATTTGATTTAGTCAAAGAAATTATCCCCCATTTCGAGTTTTTTGGTCCTATTGATATGGACTTCTTCTATTGTGATGGCCAATACTTCCTTTCTGAGATAAACCCTCGCTTTGGTGGTGCATATCCTCATGCATATGGGGCTGGAGTAGACTTCCATAAAATGATTATAAATAATGTTGACTCTAAGGAGAATGTAGAATCAATAGGTGACTATGCTGATGATATTGTTATGTTAATGTATGACGATGTTGTAATTAAGAACAAATCAGAGTTGGCAAATTAA
- a CDS encoding DegT/DnrJ/EryC1/StrS family aminotransferase, with protein sequence MLNTPFSTWPSFTQEEADAVSQVVLSNKVNYWTGQEGREFEKEFAAWVGCEYAVALGNGTLALDIALKALGVSPGDEVITTSRTFLASASSIVTAGAIPVFADVDLNSQNITAESIQAVLTPKTKAVIVVHLAGMPAEMDAIMALSEKHGFKVIEDCAQAHGAKYKGRSVGTIGHIGAWSFCQDKIMTTGGEGGMVTTNNKDLWSFMWSYKDHGKSFDAIYNREHPPGFRWLHERFGTNWRMTEMQAVIGRIQIQRMAEWTQQRQSNAAIIEAAIAELPIVRSVEVPGYIEHAEYKHYVFIRPEHLKPGWTRDNIVEAIVERGVPAYQGSCSEVYREKAFDGTSYRPERPLKNAVELGETSLMFLVHPTLLQGEIEKTAEVIRAVLIEAQA encoded by the coding sequence ATGTTAAATACCCCATTCTCTACTTGGCCTTCGTTTACTCAAGAAGAAGCGGACGCCGTAAGTCAGGTTGTACTTTCAAATAAAGTAAACTATTGGACAGGCCAAGAAGGGCGTGAATTCGAAAAAGAGTTTGCGGCCTGGGTTGGCTGTGAATATGCAGTGGCGCTAGGTAACGGAACGCTAGCGTTAGATATTGCACTTAAAGCTCTAGGGGTAAGTCCAGGTGATGAAGTAATTACTACATCGCGGACTTTTTTGGCGTCAGCTTCCTCGATAGTGACGGCGGGAGCAATCCCTGTTTTCGCTGATGTAGATTTGAATAGTCAAAACATTACCGCTGAATCGATACAAGCGGTACTTACACCAAAAACAAAAGCGGTGATCGTGGTCCACCTTGCGGGTATGCCTGCCGAGATGGATGCAATTATGGCGCTTTCTGAAAAGCATGGCTTTAAGGTTATTGAAGATTGTGCTCAGGCGCATGGTGCTAAATACAAAGGTCGCAGCGTCGGTACGATTGGTCATATTGGTGCTTGGTCTTTCTGCCAAGACAAGATCATGACGACAGGTGGCGAAGGTGGCATGGTAACCACTAACAACAAAGATCTGTGGTCGTTTATGTGGTCTTATAAGGATCATGGTAAAAGCTTTGATGCTATTTACAACCGCGAGCACCCACCGGGCTTCCGTTGGCTTCATGAACGCTTTGGTACCAACTGGCGTATGACAGAAATGCAAGCGGTGATTGGTCGTATCCAAATCCAACGCATGGCTGAATGGACCCAACAGCGTCAGTCTAATGCTGCTATTATTGAAGCGGCGATTGCAGAACTTCCAATTGTTCGAAGTGTGGAAGTTCCAGGTTACATTGAGCATGCAGAATATAAACATTATGTGTTTATTCGCCCCGAGCACCTAAAACCAGGTTGGACTCGCGATAACATTGTTGAGGCGATTGTTGAACGCGGTGTACCTGCCTATCAAGGCAGTTGTTCTGAGGTTTATCGAGAAAAAGCATTTGATGGCACAAGTTACAGGCCAGAAAGGCCGTTAAAGAACGCCGTTGAGTTAGGTGAAACCAGTTTAATGTTTTTAGTGCACCCAACTTTATTACAGGGTGAGATTGAGAAAACGGCTGAAGTTATTCGTGCTGTTCTCATTGAAGCACAAGCTTAA
- a CDS encoding polysaccharide biosynthesis protein, with protein MQRLHFIWHLSRFKKRVISVSIDTLLILFALHIALWTRLGEFQFLSDGDNLLLTGLTVITTVIAFTKIGLYRAVLRYLTFQALFVVMAGAIFSAVSLAIFAYYLQEPIPRTVPIIYGAYLALLCGGSRLVVRNLIATTSPSKESPEEVLIYGAGSGGRQLALALRASGSYRVRAFIDEDKTLTHTVILGLPVIDLDKTERLIEKYDISKILLAIPSASRARRKQVLNLLAPLPVEIQTVPEMADIVSGNAKIDELTDVPIEDLLGRDAVEPQQALMEANIKNKVVMVTGAGGSIGSELCRQILKQQPKTLVLFEVSEFGLYQIDRELCLAKETKGYDVEIVPLLGSVQRSHRLLTSMQSFGVQTVYHAAAYKHVPLVEYNVVEGVRNNVYGTYYTAKAAIEAGVESFVLISTDKAVRPTNVMGTTKRMAELGLQALAEQENQKKSGTRFCMVRFGNVLGSSGSVIPLFKKQIKAGGPLTVTHRDITRFFMTIPEAAQLVIQAGAMGKGGDVFVLDMGESVKITDLAENLINLSGLSVKNEENPHGDIEIQFSGLRPGEKLYEELLIGDNVEPTAHARIMTAQEVFLPIEEYDTLLESLDFACHNLQHETIRQLLVDAPAGFKPTDGVGDLVWNATQVRKEVVGV; from the coding sequence ATGCAACGTCTACATTTCATATGGCACCTTTCTCGTTTTAAAAAGCGAGTTATCAGTGTTTCTATCGATACTCTACTTATTCTCTTTGCTCTGCATATTGCGTTGTGGACAAGGTTAGGTGAATTTCAATTTTTGAGTGATGGTGATAATTTATTACTGACAGGCTTAACAGTAATAACGACGGTCATTGCTTTTACTAAAATAGGGCTTTATCGCGCCGTTCTTCGCTACCTTACTTTTCAAGCGCTGTTTGTAGTAATGGCTGGTGCAATATTTTCGGCAGTATCTTTGGCGATATTTGCTTATTACCTGCAAGAGCCGATCCCTCGTACGGTGCCCATTATTTACGGCGCTTATTTAGCTTTGTTATGTGGCGGCTCTCGTTTAGTGGTTCGAAATCTGATCGCAACGACTTCACCGTCTAAAGAGTCACCCGAAGAAGTATTAATTTACGGTGCGGGATCTGGTGGCCGACAATTGGCCTTAGCGTTAAGAGCGTCTGGGAGCTATCGAGTACGCGCATTTATTGATGAAGATAAAACATTAACTCATACCGTTATTTTGGGTTTACCGGTTATCGATTTAGATAAAACGGAACGTTTGATCGAGAAGTACGACATTTCTAAGATATTGCTAGCGATACCCAGTGCCTCTCGTGCACGCCGTAAGCAAGTGTTGAATTTGTTAGCGCCACTGCCTGTTGAGATTCAAACCGTTCCAGAAATGGCTGATATTGTGTCAGGTAACGCGAAAATTGATGAGCTTACAGATGTTCCCATTGAAGATTTGTTAGGTCGTGATGCGGTTGAGCCTCAGCAAGCGTTAATGGAAGCCAATATCAAGAATAAAGTGGTGATGGTGACTGGTGCAGGTGGCTCAATCGGTTCTGAACTTTGTCGTCAAATCCTAAAGCAACAACCTAAAACACTAGTTTTATTTGAAGTCTCTGAGTTTGGCTTGTATCAAATCGACCGTGAGCTTTGTTTAGCCAAAGAAACCAAAGGTTATGATGTTGAAATTGTGCCGTTATTGGGCTCAGTTCAGCGTTCACATCGCCTGTTAACTTCCATGCAGTCTTTTGGTGTTCAAACGGTTTATCATGCAGCTGCTTATAAACATGTCCCTCTTGTCGAGTATAATGTAGTAGAAGGTGTGCGTAACAATGTTTATGGCACTTACTACACAGCTAAAGCGGCTATCGAAGCGGGCGTTGAGTCTTTTGTGCTTATCTCGACAGATAAAGCGGTGCGCCCTACCAATGTGATGGGCACAACCAAGCGTATGGCTGAACTAGGTTTGCAGGCGTTGGCCGAGCAAGAAAACCAAAAAAAGAGTGGCACACGTTTTTGTATGGTTCGCTTTGGTAATGTACTTGGGTCTTCTGGCTCGGTAATTCCTTTGTTTAAAAAGCAGATTAAGGCCGGTGGTCCTCTCACCGTTACCCACCGTGATATTACCCGTTTCTTTATGACCATCCCTGAAGCAGCGCAGCTAGTTATCCAAGCCGGCGCAATGGGCAAAGGTGGCGATGTATTCGTTCTTGATATGGGCGAATCGGTCAAAATCACAGATCTTGCAGAAAACTTGATCAACCTTTCAGGGCTTTCTGTGAAGAATGAAGAGAACCCTCATGGTGATATTGAGATTCAATTTTCTGGTCTTCGACCTGGCGAGAAACTTTATGAAGAATTGTTGATTGGAGACAACGTAGAGCCAACGGCTCATGCTCGGATCATGACCGCGCAGGAAGTCTTCTTGCCGATAGAAGAATATGACACTTTACTCGAATCATTAGATTTTGCTTGTCATAACCTACAGCATGAAACGATACGTCAACTTCTCGTCGACGCGCCGGCTGGGTTTAAACCGACTGATGGGGTTGGTGATTTGGTTTGGAATGCCACTCAAGTACGAAAAGAGGTTGTAGGAGTCTAG
- a CDS encoding bifunctional GNAT family N-acetyltransferase/carbon-nitrogen hydrolase family protein: MDTNSHQLSLRTIEPSDYVELAALMDLVFPDVGGAWPRLTILDLIHQFPDGQICIEDNGKIIGAALTIKVNYNRFSLPHLYTDIITENNVIQNQVTGDAMYGLDVFVHPDYRGLRLGRRLYNARKELCRSKNFKAILAGGRIPHYHEHANELSVAEYIDKVKRRELHDPILSFQLANDFDVKRIMRGYLPEDNASKGYATLLEWDNFFYEEDIQSVHDVEKNLIRIGVVQWQMRAMNDLEDLLDQAEFFISSLANYQADFALFPEFFNAPLMGLKKEQNSVEAIRFLAGFTEEIKSRFSQLAVTYNINIIAGSMPIIEEDGKLYNVAYLLQRDGSINAQYKIHITPHEQRDWVIDGGDKVQVFDTDAGKVGILICYDSEFPELGRMMAEQGAQIVFVPFWTDTKNGYQRVRICSQARAIENECYVAIGGSVGNLPRVDNVDIQYAQSAVFSPSDIYFPHDATLTEASANTEMIIFADVDLTKLKQLNMEGSVTNLRHRRLDLYGGFTKANMRSSNTK, encoded by the coding sequence ATGGATACCAACTCGCATCAACTCTCTTTACGCACCATTGAGCCATCGGACTACGTTGAGCTCGCGGCATTAATGGATCTCGTTTTTCCTGATGTTGGGGGAGCGTGGCCACGCTTGACCATCCTGGATCTGATTCATCAGTTTCCTGATGGGCAAATTTGTATTGAAGATAACGGCAAGATCATCGGCGCCGCCTTGACGATTAAAGTGAATTATAATCGCTTTTCTCTCCCTCACCTTTATACGGACATCATCACGGAAAATAACGTGATTCAGAATCAAGTGACAGGCGATGCCATGTATGGGTTGGATGTCTTTGTACACCCCGATTACCGAGGGCTTCGTTTGGGTCGCCGTTTGTATAATGCTCGTAAAGAACTGTGCCGGAGCAAGAACTTTAAAGCCATATTAGCGGGCGGTCGCATTCCTCATTACCACGAACATGCGAATGAACTGAGCGTGGCGGAATACATCGACAAAGTAAAACGTCGTGAACTTCATGATCCCATTTTGTCGTTTCAGTTAGCGAATGATTTCGATGTGAAACGAATTATGCGCGGCTATCTACCCGAAGACAACGCATCCAAAGGGTATGCCACGCTGCTGGAGTGGGATAACTTTTTCTATGAAGAAGACATTCAATCGGTTCACGATGTAGAGAAAAACCTGATCCGCATTGGCGTGGTGCAATGGCAAATGCGTGCCATGAACGATTTAGAAGATTTGCTCGATCAAGCGGAGTTCTTTATTTCTTCTCTGGCCAATTACCAAGCTGACTTCGCGCTTTTCCCTGAATTTTTTAACGCACCACTCATGGGGCTGAAAAAGGAACAAAATTCGGTCGAGGCCATCCGTTTTCTCGCCGGCTTCACAGAAGAGATCAAATCGCGCTTTTCCCAATTGGCCGTGACCTACAACATCAATATCATCGCCGGTAGTATGCCGATTATTGAAGAAGACGGTAAGTTGTATAACGTCGCTTACCTACTGCAGCGTGACGGGAGCATTAATGCTCAGTACAAAATCCACATCACGCCTCATGAACAAAGAGATTGGGTGATTGATGGTGGCGACAAGGTACAGGTGTTTGATACGGATGCAGGCAAAGTGGGCATACTCATTTGTTACGACAGCGAGTTCCCGGAGCTGGGCCGAATGATGGCGGAGCAGGGCGCACAAATTGTGTTTGTACCGTTTTGGACGGATACCAAAAATGGTTATCAGCGCGTTCGTATTTGTTCGCAAGCGCGAGCGATCGAAAATGAATGTTATGTGGCGATTGGTGGCAGTGTTGGCAACCTACCTCGCGTCGATAATGTCGATATTCAATATGCACAGTCCGCGGTGTTCTCACCTTCAGACATTTATTTCCCGCACGATGCAACGTTGACAGAAGCCAGTGCCAATACCGAAATGATCATTTTTGCAGATGTCGATTTAACCAAGCTTAAGCAGCTTAATATGGAAGGATCGGTGACTAACTTACGCCACCGTCGACTTGATTTATACGGGGGCTTTACCAAAGCAAACATGAGATCATCAAATACAAAATGA